The segment AAACGTGTTCCCAACCCGCCCGCCAATATCACGGCATCGATATTTTTCATGCCCTAATGCGTTAAATAAATTATTTTAGAGCCTTCGTTCTCAAAACTAATGTCCACTTGTAACAAACCTTTTAATGCATCTTTTACAGCCTGCTGTTTTTCCGTGGGAACCAAAAAAAACAAAAAACCGCCGCCGCCGGCCCCTGCGAGTTTACCGCCATAAGCGCCCGCGGCAATGGCTTTACGGTACGCATCATCAATATGACGGTTTGAAATCTGACTTGACAATTTTTTCTTCAGAGCCCAGCTTTCATCAAGAAGGTTGCCGAGATTCTTAACCATGTCTTCGCCGCGCTCTTCCGAGATTATTTTTTGCGCCTTAAAGACCATAGCATACATTTTTTGAAGATAAGTGTCTTTGCTTTGATTTTTCATGTTCTCTATTTGTTCAACGGCAATTTCAGTTGCATAACGCGTCAAGCCGGTATAAAATGCCATGATCGACGCGTTAAGCATATCGTATTTTTCATTTGAAATTACAATCGGCCTAACAGAAAAACCTAGGTTATTAAATTCAAT is part of the bacterium genome and harbors:
- a CDS encoding kinase, with translation MIISKTPVRFSFFGGGTDYKEYFERNGGAVLGTTINKYTYVSVNKLSDFFEYKIRVGYSKSELVNEVKDIIHPSVRETLNFKKLRGNLDIHIFADLPARTGLGSSSSFTVGFLNALYALEGNIVSKQKLAEEAIYIEQQLIKENVGCQDQVHAAYGGLNLIEFNNLGFSVRPIVISNEKYDMLNASIMAFYTGLTRYATEIAVEQIENMKNQSKDTYLQKMYAMVFKAQKIISEERGEDMVKNLGNLLDESWALKKKLSSQISNRHIDDAYRKAIAAGAYGGKLAGAGGGGFLFFLVPTEKQQAVKDALKGLLQVDISFENEGSKIIYLTH